In Halobaculum rubrum, the following are encoded in one genomic region:
- a CDS encoding alpha/beta fold hydrolase — MPDAANGNVNLYYEIDGEGGDRDVDAVAFCGEIGYGPWQWGWQHAAVAGPYRAVVPATRGTGGSDAPPGPYTVGQLAADLDAVLADAGVRAAHVVGVGLGGMVALHAALHSRRVRKIVLVGTSAYGDGVNPGSLWADPADPEAVESSLRAAVTGEFLEYQPSVVSRIVEWRAAEDADRDAWEAARAAVREFDIADRLYEVSNETLVLHGSEDAVCPPAKGRELAEGLPRGEFVEVDGAGHLANVEASREVNDRILAFFEGED, encoded by the coding sequence GTGCCTGACGCAGCGAACGGAAACGTGAACCTGTACTACGAGATCGACGGCGAGGGCGGCGACCGCGACGTCGACGCCGTCGCGTTCTGCGGCGAGATCGGCTACGGGCCGTGGCAGTGGGGGTGGCAGCACGCGGCCGTCGCCGGGCCGTACCGGGCGGTCGTTCCCGCGACCCGCGGCACCGGCGGCTCCGACGCGCCGCCGGGGCCGTACACGGTCGGACAGCTCGCCGCGGACCTGGACGCCGTGCTCGCCGACGCAGGGGTCCGCGCGGCCCACGTCGTCGGCGTCGGCCTCGGCGGAATGGTCGCGCTGCACGCGGCGCTGCACTCCCGGCGCGTGCGGAAGATCGTACTCGTCGGCACGTCCGCGTACGGCGACGGTGTGAACCCCGGCTCGCTGTGGGCCGACCCCGCCGACCCAGAAGCGGTGGAGTCGTCGCTGCGGGCGGCCGTGACCGGCGAGTTCCTCGAGTACCAGCCGTCGGTCGTCTCGCGGATCGTCGAGTGGCGCGCCGCCGAGGACGCCGACCGCGACGCCTGGGAGGCCGCGCGGGCGGCCGTTCGTGAGTTCGACATCGCCGATCGGCTGTACGAGGTGTCGAACGAGACGCTCGTGCTCCACGGGAGCGAGGACGCGGTGTGTCCGCCGGCGAAGGGGCGGGAACTCGCCGAGGGGCTGCCGCGCGGCGAGTTCGTGGAGGTCGACGGCGCGGGCCATCTCGCCAACGTGGAGGCGAGCCGGGAAGTGAACGACCGGATCCTTGCGTTCTTCGAGGGCGAGGACTGA
- a CDS encoding L-threonylcarbamoyladenylate synthase encodes MNADGSNHGPDHGADHEPNPGVTDADIEDAAEALRGGGAVVYPTETVYGLGADATDPAAVERVFALKDRPRDKPLSVAFGSVEAALSLAPASDRAARFARAFLPGPVTVVVDRGDVLAAELTDGGPRVGIRVPDHEVARALADAAGPITATSANRSGAGSVRRVADLDPRIRDGCAAVLDGGETLGGESTVVDPDRGVIHRAGPLADEIREWLASQP; translated from the coding sequence ATGAACGCCGACGGATCGAATCATGGACCGGATCACGGGGCGGACCACGAGCCGAATCCCGGGGTGACGGACGCCGACATCGAGGACGCCGCCGAGGCGCTCCGTGGGGGCGGGGCCGTCGTCTACCCGACGGAGACCGTGTACGGGCTCGGCGCCGACGCGACTGATCCGGCCGCCGTCGAGCGCGTGTTCGCGCTGAAGGACCGCCCGCGGGACAAGCCGCTGTCGGTCGCGTTCGGGAGCGTCGAGGCGGCGCTGTCGCTGGCGCCCGCGAGCGACCGGGCCGCCCGCTTCGCGCGGGCGTTCCTTCCCGGCCCCGTGACCGTCGTCGTCGACCGCGGCGACGTCCTGGCCGCCGAGCTCACCGACGGCGGGCCGCGCGTCGGGATCCGCGTGCCGGATCACGAGGTCGCACGAGCGCTCGCGGACGCCGCCGGCCCGATCACCGCGACGAGCGCGAACCGCTCGGGCGCCGGGAGCGTCCGCCGGGTCGCCGATCTCGACCCCCGAATCCGCGACGGCTGCGCGGCCGTGCTCGACGGCGGCGAGACGCTCGGCGGCGAGAGCACCGTCGTCGACCCCGATCGCGGCGTCATCCACCGCGCGGGACCGCTGGCCGACGAGATCCGCGAGTGGCTGGCGAGCCAGCCCTGA
- a CDS encoding cupin domain-containing protein: MNRVNADGLDWEETDRGESVGSRRKKLAAAAGGEDLGCSLYELPAGKRAWPYHHHAGNAEPLYVLAGEGTLRHADGTSPLRAGDYVTLPAGEDGAHRVVNDSAGALRYLMVSTMRDPEVLVYPDSDKVGAMAGAAPGENGERDVDAYFRRGDAVDYWDGEEE; the protein is encoded by the coding sequence ATGAACCGCGTTAACGCCGACGGCCTCGACTGGGAGGAGACCGACCGCGGCGAGTCGGTCGGCTCGCGACGCAAGAAGCTGGCCGCGGCAGCCGGCGGCGAGGATCTGGGCTGTAGCCTCTACGAACTCCCGGCGGGCAAGCGCGCGTGGCCGTATCACCATCACGCGGGCAACGCGGAGCCGCTGTACGTCCTCGCGGGCGAGGGAACCTTGCGCCACGCCGACGGGACGAGTCCGCTGCGCGCGGGCGACTACGTCACGCTTCCGGCGGGCGAGGACGGTGCCCACCGCGTCGTCAACGACTCCGCGGGCGCGCTCCGGTACCTGATGGTCTCGACGATGCGCGACCCGGAGGTGCTCGTGTACCCCGACTCCGACAAGGTGGGCGCGATGGCGGGCGCGGCGCCGGGGGAGAACGGGGAGCGCGACGTGGACGCGTACTTCCGCCGCGGCGACGCCGTCGACTACTGGGACGGCGAGGAAGAATAG
- a CDS encoding inorganic phosphate transporter, whose translation MVAAGTLATLLIAALASLFMAWAIGAGSSGSTPFAPAVGANAISVMRAGLIVGVLGFLGAVLQGANVTEAVGNDLVVGVSITATAAIVGLITAAVLVAIGVFAGYPIATAFTVTGAVVGVGLALGGDPAWGKYREIVALWVATPFVGGGIAYATARLLRADRVPERIAVPTLAGLVAALVANIGFTVLGPPGVQRSLAGAVADALPAVGVAGVDLGWVAVTVAFAILVALALFRDMTLDEARGQRRFLLVLGGLVAFSAGGSQVGLAIGPLVPLIGGEGTAVQVPLIAVLVGGGLGLLVGSWTGAPRMIKALAQDYSSLGPRRSIAALIPSFAIAQTAVAFGIPVSFNEIIVSAIIGSGYAAGGAGVSTRKMAYTVLAWIGSLALALGIGYGAFTAVDAVL comes from the coding sequence ATGGTCGCAGCCGGCACCCTCGCTACGCTCCTCATCGCCGCCCTCGCATCGCTGTTCATGGCGTGGGCCATCGGCGCCGGATCCTCCGGGTCGACGCCGTTCGCCCCCGCCGTCGGCGCCAACGCCATCTCGGTGATGCGCGCCGGGCTGATCGTCGGGGTGCTCGGCTTCCTCGGCGCCGTGCTCCAGGGCGCAAACGTCACCGAGGCGGTCGGAAACGACCTCGTCGTGGGGGTGTCGATCACCGCCACCGCCGCCATCGTCGGCCTGATCACCGCCGCCGTGCTCGTCGCGATCGGCGTGTTCGCCGGCTATCCGATCGCCACTGCGTTCACCGTCACCGGCGCCGTCGTCGGCGTCGGCCTCGCGCTCGGGGGCGACCCCGCGTGGGGGAAGTACCGCGAGATCGTGGCGCTGTGGGTCGCGACCCCGTTCGTCGGCGGCGGCATCGCCTACGCCACGGCGCGACTCCTGCGCGCGGACCGCGTTCCCGAGCGGATCGCCGTACCGACGCTTGCCGGCCTCGTCGCCGCCCTCGTCGCCAACATCGGCTTCACCGTCCTCGGCCCGCCGGGCGTGCAGCGCTCGCTCGCGGGCGCCGTCGCCGACGCGCTCCCGGCCGTCGGCGTCGCGGGCGTCGACCTCGGCTGGGTCGCCGTCACGGTGGCGTTCGCGATCCTCGTCGCGCTCGCGCTGTTTCGCGACATGACGCTCGACGAGGCCCGCGGACAGCGACGCTTCCTGCTCGTGTTGGGGGGGCTGGTCGCCTTCTCCGCCGGCGGCTCGCAGGTCGGCCTCGCGATCGGCCCGCTCGTCCCGCTCATCGGCGGCGAGGGCACGGCCGTGCAGGTCCCCCTGATCGCCGTGCTCGTCGGCGGCGGGCTCGGCCTGCTCGTGGGGTCGTGGACGGGTGCCCCGCGGATGATCAAGGCGCTCGCGCAGGACTACTCCTCGCTGGGGCCGCGGCGCTCGATCGCCGCGCTCATTCCCAGCTTCGCCATCGCCCAGACCGCCGTCGCGTTCGGCATCCCCGTCTCGTTCAACGAGATCATCGTCTCCGCGATCATCGGGTCGGGGTACGCCGCCGGCGGCGCCGGCGTGAGCACGCGGAAGATGGCGTACACCGTGCTGGCGTGGATCGGATCGCTCGCGCTCGCGCTCGGGATCGGCTACGGCGCGTTCACCGCGGTCGACGCGGTGCTGTAG
- a CDS encoding glutaredoxin family protein — protein MTTSDITLYRLQACPYCERVVRTLDRYGLEYESRFVEPMHSDRNAVARLTGKRSVPAIRDENTGVTMSESGNIVEYLDNTYGDGAAGGS, from the coding sequence ATGACAACGTCCGACATTACGCTGTACCGGCTCCAGGCGTGTCCGTACTGCGAGCGCGTCGTTCGAACGCTCGATCGCTACGGGCTGGAGTACGAGTCACGGTTCGTCGAGCCGATGCACTCGGACCGAAACGCGGTCGCGCGACTCACCGGCAAGCGGTCGGTGCCGGCGATCCGCGACGAGAACACCGGCGTGACGATGTCCGAGTCCGGCAACATCGTCGAGTACCTCGACAACACCTACGGCGACGGCGCGGCGGGGGGTTCCTGA
- a CDS encoding DCC1-like thiol-disulfide oxidoreductase family protein: MAVPRLVYDDDCGFCTFAVSHALELGEFEAVGFSELPEDDELRARLPDDYEECVHLVTDAAVYSCGEALEQVTRRTGAAGWWLTAAAKGLPKYPEARETLYHWAADRRALWGTFARRDSLSNGDGPT; encoded by the coding sequence ATGGCAGTCCCCCGCCTCGTGTACGACGACGACTGCGGCTTCTGCACGTTCGCCGTCTCGCACGCGCTGGAGCTGGGCGAGTTCGAGGCCGTCGGCTTCTCCGAACTGCCCGAGGACGACGAGTTGCGCGCGCGTCTGCCCGACGACTACGAGGAGTGCGTGCACCTCGTCACCGACGCCGCGGTGTACTCCTGCGGCGAGGCGCTCGAACAGGTCACAAGGCGCACCGGCGCGGCCGGCTGGTGGCTCACCGCGGCCGCGAAGGGGCTGCCGAAGTATCCGGAGGCCCGCGAGACGCTCTATCACTGGGCCGCCGATCGACGCGCGCTGTGGGGGACGTTCGCGCGGCGCGACTCGCTGTCGAACGGGGACGGCCCGACGTAG
- a CDS encoding CRISPR-associated protein Cas4, whose translation MPREKATFTDLATATYCPRQLYYDRREDDRGPPSETTARIDLAFRYSELRDLDDAALAAEPIDRPPGEYRAALARLADRADWESLSSPTDTRVLLDGKDARGVAHKVIGAIGADAPRDDDGNPIGDPPVPVIVSPGEPPEQGVWEPQSVKAVAAMHALSWQEGRRIRRALVEYPTHGVVRDMSLSVRRSGTYRRVLRSVREMDGPPARLSGSPKCRECRHRTNCGVRTRSLRSLVGL comes from the coding sequence GTGCCCCGGGAGAAGGCGACGTTCACGGATCTCGCGACGGCGACGTACTGCCCGCGCCAACTGTACTACGACCGGCGCGAGGACGACCGCGGGCCACCGTCGGAGACGACCGCCCGGATCGACCTCGCCTTCCGGTATTCCGAGCTGCGGGATCTGGACGACGCGGCGCTGGCGGCCGAGCCGATCGATCGCCCGCCCGGGGAGTACCGCGCGGCGCTCGCTCGGCTGGCCGACCGAGCGGACTGGGAGTCGCTGTCGAGTCCGACCGACACCCGCGTCCTCCTCGACGGGAAGGACGCCCGCGGCGTCGCGCACAAGGTGATCGGCGCTATCGGCGCGGACGCGCCGCGCGACGACGACGGGAACCCGATCGGGGATCCGCCGGTTCCGGTGATCGTCTCGCCGGGGGAACCGCCCGAGCAGGGCGTCTGGGAGCCACAGTCGGTGAAGGCGGTCGCGGCGATGCACGCGCTCTCCTGGCAGGAGGGGCGACGGATCCGACGAGCGCTCGTCGAGTACCCGACCCACGGCGTCGTCAGGGACATGTCGCTGTCCGTGCGACGCTCCGGGACCTACCGACGGGTGCTCAGATCGGTTCGAGAGATGGACGGCCCGCCGGCCCGGCTCTCCGGGAGCCCGAAGTGTCGGGAGTGCCGTCACCGGACGAACTGCGGGGTGAGAACCCGGAGTCTGCGGAGCCTGGTCGGGCTGTAG
- a CDS encoding 4Fe-4S dicluster domain-containing protein, with translation MGIDPNFDDNREHVGEENGLDVWGPVDPPEKLGIHGAHVAVDYDICIADGACLENCPVDVFDWVDTPDHPESETKVEPTREDQCIDCMLCVDICPVDAIDVDASRS, from the coding sequence ATGGGAATCGATCCGAACTTCGACGACAACCGCGAGCACGTCGGCGAGGAGAACGGCCTCGACGTGTGGGGGCCGGTCGACCCGCCGGAGAAGCTGGGGATCCACGGCGCCCACGTCGCCGTCGACTACGACATCTGTATCGCCGACGGCGCCTGCCTGGAGAACTGCCCGGTCGACGTGTTCGACTGGGTCGACACGCCCGACCACCCGGAAAGCGAGACGAAGGTCGAGCCGACCCGCGAGGACCAGTGTATCGACTGCATGCTCTGTGTCGATATCTGCCCGGTCGACGCGATCGACGTGGACGCCTCGCGGTCGTAA
- a CDS encoding redoxin domain-containing protein produces MVDFDVVELPEADHVAVGEEAPDFTRPLVGDEYWSDTALSALDGPVALVFFPMDGAFPATYVWNEIRDREWGHGDTDDVTVVGVSISTPYEHKTFIEERGMDYELFSDPSAEVGEQYGVVHDLDGMTGIREHRPAVFLLDEDHTVEYAWVAAEWPEFPDYDEIESHVERL; encoded by the coding sequence ATGGTCGACTTCGACGTCGTCGAACTCCCGGAGGCCGACCACGTCGCCGTCGGCGAGGAGGCGCCCGACTTCACCCGGCCGCTCGTCGGCGACGAGTACTGGAGCGACACCGCGCTGTCGGCCCTCGACGGCCCGGTGGCGCTCGTGTTCTTCCCGATGGACGGCGCGTTCCCCGCGACGTACGTCTGGAACGAGATCCGGGACCGCGAGTGGGGCCACGGCGACACCGACGACGTGACCGTGGTCGGCGTCTCCATCTCGACCCCGTACGAGCACAAGACGTTCATCGAGGAACGCGGGATGGACTACGAGTTGTTCTCCGACCCCTCGGCGGAGGTCGGCGAGCAGTATGGTGTCGTCCACGACCTCGACGGGATGACGGGGATCCGCGAGCACCGTCCCGCGGTGTTCCTCCTCGACGAGGACCACACGGTCGAGTACGCGTGGGTCGCCGCCGAATGGCCGGAGTTCCCGGACTACGACGAGATCGAATCGCACGTCGAACGCCTGTAA
- a CDS encoding conditioned medium-induced protein 4, giving the protein MDEKTEELRDIFLDTTGGDTVTERQEEGHGSLADEGDAAERLSDLVARMRERYEFDSDWSDDDLVRLVRLYFDDGDDAAIADDLGVSEEAVFDARMDLHLVRESDREAPFDFSRLRSLVVDEVPLAERAAALDADEELVARYSAVAAADARSTRANDRFRDEFADLLAEQDLKGGHTGDAREDGLREAAEDIETNVSF; this is encoded by the coding sequence ATGGACGAAAAGACGGAGGAACTCCGCGACATCTTCCTCGACACGACGGGCGGCGACACCGTCACCGAGCGTCAGGAAGAGGGGCACGGCTCGCTCGCGGACGAGGGCGACGCCGCCGAGCGGCTCTCGGACCTCGTCGCGCGGATGCGCGAGCGCTACGAGTTCGACTCCGACTGGTCCGACGACGACCTCGTTCGGCTCGTCCGGCTGTACTTCGACGACGGCGACGACGCCGCGATCGCCGACGATCTTGGCGTCTCCGAGGAGGCCGTGTTCGACGCCCGGATGGACCTCCACCTCGTACGCGAGTCGGACCGCGAGGCGCCGTTCGATTTCTCGCGTCTCCGCTCGCTGGTCGTCGACGAGGTCCCGCTCGCGGAGCGCGCGGCCGCGCTGGACGCCGACGAGGAACTCGTCGCCCGCTACTCGGCGGTCGCCGCCGCGGACGCTCGCTCGACGCGGGCGAACGACCGCTTCCGCGACGAGTTCGCCGACCTGCTCGCGGAGCAGGACCTCAAGGGGGGCCACACCGGGGACGCCCGCGAGGACGGGCTCCGGGAGGCCGCCGAGGACATCGAGACGAACGTTTCCTTCTGA
- a CDS encoding hemolysin family protein yields MGLSPVHAPVVAPAQFAGLTNVVPINDATVSIGGVVAIAALIALSAFFSSSEIAMFSLAAHRIDLLVEEGRRGADAVAELKSDPHRLLVTILVGNNLVNIAMSSLATALVGIYVESAGAAVLISTFGITTLVLLFGESAPKSYAVENTESWALRIARPLQLSEYLLLPLVVTFDYLTRLVNKVTGGRSAIETSYVTRDEIQNMIQTGEREGVIEEEEREMLDRIFRFNQTIAKEVMTPRLDVNAVPKDASIDEAIETCVQADHERVPVYEGNLDNIIGVVNIRDLVRARYYGEGENDLASVVQPTLHVPESKNADELLEEMQDSRMQMVVVIDEFGTTEGILTLEDMVEEIVGEILEGDEEEPFEFVDDDTVLVRGEVNIDEVNEVLEIDLPEGQEFETLAGFVFNRAGRLVEEGEEIDYEGVKIRIEEVDNTRIMRARVTVTEEYFATDDEESDEPEIEN; encoded by the coding sequence ATGGGTTTGTCGCCGGTACACGCTCCAGTAGTCGCGCCCGCGCAGTTCGCCGGGCTCACGAACGTGGTGCCGATCAACGACGCGACCGTTTCGATCGGTGGCGTCGTCGCCATCGCCGCTCTCATCGCGCTCTCGGCGTTCTTCTCCTCCTCGGAGATCGCGATGTTCTCGCTGGCGGCCCACCGGATCGACCTGCTCGTCGAGGAGGGTCGCCGCGGTGCCGACGCCGTCGCGGAGCTGAAGTCCGATCCGCACCGGTTGCTGGTGACGATCCTCGTCGGGAACAACCTCGTCAACATCGCGATGTCGTCGCTGGCGACGGCGCTCGTCGGGATCTACGTCGAGAGCGCCGGCGCGGCCGTCCTCATCTCCACCTTCGGGATCACCACGCTGGTGCTGCTGTTCGGTGAATCCGCCCCGAAGAGCTACGCCGTCGAGAACACCGAGTCGTGGGCGCTCCGGATCGCTCGGCCGCTCCAGCTCTCGGAGTACCTCCTCCTCCCGCTCGTCGTCACGTTCGATTACCTCACCCGGCTCGTCAACAAGGTCACCGGCGGCCGGTCGGCCATCGAGACGTCGTACGTCACCCGCGACGAGATCCAGAACATGATCCAGACCGGGGAGCGCGAGGGCGTCATCGAGGAGGAGGAGCGGGAGATGCTCGACCGCATCTTCCGGTTCAACCAGACGATCGCGAAGGAAGTGATGACGCCCCGGCTCGACGTGAACGCGGTGCCGAAGGACGCCTCAATCGACGAGGCGATCGAGACGTGCGTGCAGGCAGACCACGAACGCGTCCCGGTGTACGAGGGTAACCTCGACAACATCATCGGCGTCGTGAACATTCGCGACTTGGTCCGCGCGCGCTACTACGGCGAGGGGGAGAACGACCTCGCGAGCGTCGTGCAGCCGACGCTGCACGTCCCCGAGTCGAAGAACGCCGACGAGCTGCTCGAGGAGATGCAGGACTCCCGGATGCAGATGGTCGTCGTCATCGACGAGTTCGGTACCACCGAGGGCATCCTCACCCTGGAGGACATGGTCGAGGAGATCGTCGGCGAGATCCTCGAGGGCGACGAGGAGGAGCCGTTCGAGTTCGTCGACGACGACACCGTCCTCGTGCGCGGCGAGGTGAACATCGACGAGGTGAACGAGGTGCTCGAGATCGACCTGCCGGAGGGACAGGAGTTCGAGACGCTCGCGGGCTTCGTGTTCAACCGCGCCGGTCGGCTCGTCGAGGAGGGTGAGGAGATCGACTACGAGGGCGTGAAGATCCGCATCGAGGAGGTCGACAACACCCGGATCATGCGGGCCCGCGTCACCGTCACCGAGGAGTACTTCGCGACGGACGACGAGGAGAGCGACGAGCCCGAGATCGAGAACTGA
- a CDS encoding type 1 glutamine amidotransferase, whose amino-acid sequence MTRLRLALLNAAHDGANTARNFRRELDADLVEFDANAQQLPDHFEFDGVVITGSRSSVYWDEEWIPPLVEWTAEAAEHGLPILGVCYGHQVLAEALGGRVGGMDDFDIGYNEIIHRGDDELFAGIDREFTVFTTHGDAVVELPPGAELLAENEFGVHAFRKGDCWGVQFHPEYDVETAETVTEGKRERIGDERVDDVLSEITPERYDAACEAKTLFDNFTAHCRRVRDAESSTEIEA is encoded by the coding sequence ATGACACGCCTCCGGCTCGCGCTGCTCAACGCGGCCCACGACGGCGCGAACACCGCCCGGAACTTCCGGCGGGAGCTCGACGCCGACCTCGTCGAGTTCGACGCCAACGCACAGCAACTGCCCGATCACTTCGAGTTTGACGGGGTGGTGATAACCGGCTCGCGCTCCTCAGTCTACTGGGACGAGGAGTGGATCCCGCCGCTGGTCGAGTGGACCGCCGAAGCGGCCGAGCACGGCCTGCCGATCCTCGGCGTCTGCTACGGCCACCAGGTGCTCGCGGAGGCGCTCGGCGGCCGCGTCGGCGGCATGGACGACTTCGATATCGGGTACAACGAGATCATCCACCGCGGCGACGACGAGCTGTTCGCCGGCATCGACCGCGAGTTCACCGTCTTCACCACCCACGGGGACGCCGTCGTCGAGCTCCCGCCCGGCGCGGAGCTGCTCGCGGAAAACGAGTTCGGCGTCCACGCGTTCCGCAAGGGCGACTGCTGGGGGGTGCAGTTCCACCCCGAGTACGACGTCGAGACCGCCGAAACCGTGACCGAGGGAAAACGCGAGCGCATCGGCGACGAGCGGGTCGACGATGTGCTCTCGGAGATCACCCCGGAGCGCTACGACGCCGCCTGCGAGGCGAAGACGCTGTTCGACAACTTCACCGCGCACTGCCGCCGCGTCCGCGACGCGGAGTCGAGCACGGAAATCGAAGCTTGA
- a CDS encoding heterodisulfide reductase-related iron-sulfur binding cluster: protein MQSDVTRETFWTIGPVGKAAFYYLAAVAIAVFLYGTYARFARYAAGEDDWFDRLDDLPGRVLRAARIVASNRNQFDRDLYAGVMHAFILWGFLTLLIGTTILGIDLDFWRPVTGESFFVGDFYLSYSFVMDAMGLLFVVGVGMAIYRRYTEREGRLWGKHTSLEDDAFVWTLLALGVGGYVLEAFRIIGSAEFAAYEQVSFVGFFLAGVFAEAGVTVGMAETLYTVTWWSHALLAFAFIALIPYAKPFHMISSFANVVTRDEKAGVRLPGVPEDAGPDEIGYGSIEDFSWRHILDHDACTKCGRCSSVCPAKASGRNLDPRDVILDLKSYRESLDAGETEPVEIVADGGDSVIAAESMESCMSCMACMDACPVDIEHVSEFTQMNRRLTETGQMDEMVQDAMMNVFQNGNTFGDPARKRPDWTDDLDFEVPDAREEDVEFLWYVGEYPSYDERNRRVARSLATLFERANVSYGILYEDEQHDGNDVRRVGEEGLFEMLVEDNVEAFESATFEKVVTTDPHSMNTFRNEYPEVSEFDDPVFHYTEVVENLVEQGRLGLDGTELDYTATYHDPCHLGRMNDVYEAPRDLIRATGVDLYEMPRNRADSFCCGGGGGGLWMDHEEESKPSEERLREALEDTDAGDAVEKFVVACPMCGTMYEDGRKTGNFEDDIEVVDIAELLCEALAAKEGVGVDAPTDADADASPTAAD from the coding sequence ATGCAATCCGACGTGACGCGCGAGACCTTCTGGACGATCGGTCCCGTCGGGAAGGCCGCGTTCTACTACCTCGCTGCGGTCGCGATCGCGGTGTTCCTCTACGGGACGTACGCGCGGTTCGCGCGCTACGCCGCCGGGGAGGACGACTGGTTCGACCGCCTCGACGACCTGCCCGGGCGTGTCCTGCGGGCCGCGCGGATCGTGGCGTCGAACCGGAACCAGTTCGACCGCGACCTGTACGCGGGCGTCATGCACGCGTTCATCCTGTGGGGGTTTCTCACGCTGCTCATCGGGACGACCATCCTCGGCATCGACCTCGACTTCTGGCGCCCCGTCACCGGCGAGTCGTTCTTCGTCGGCGACTTCTACCTCTCGTACTCGTTCGTGATGGACGCGATGGGGCTGCTGTTCGTCGTCGGCGTCGGGATGGCCATCTACCGGCGCTACACCGAGCGCGAGGGTCGTCTGTGGGGCAAACACACCTCGCTGGAGGACGACGCGTTCGTCTGGACGCTGCTGGCGCTGGGCGTCGGCGGCTACGTGCTGGAGGCGTTCCGCATCATCGGCTCCGCCGAGTTCGCCGCATACGAGCAGGTGTCGTTCGTCGGCTTCTTCCTCGCCGGCGTGTTCGCCGAGGCGGGCGTCACCGTTGGAATGGCCGAGACGCTGTACACCGTCACGTGGTGGAGTCACGCGCTGCTGGCGTTCGCGTTCATCGCGCTCATCCCGTACGCCAAGCCGTTCCACATGATCTCCTCGTTCGCGAACGTCGTCACCCGCGACGAGAAGGCGGGCGTGCGCCTGCCGGGCGTACCCGAGGACGCCGGCCCCGACGAGATCGGCTACGGCTCCATCGAGGACTTCTCGTGGCGCCACATCCTCGACCACGACGCCTGCACGAAGTGTGGCCGGTGCTCGTCTGTCTGTCCAGCGAAGGCTTCCGGCCGGAACCTCGACCCGCGGGACGTGATCCTCGATCTCAAGAGCTACCGCGAGTCCCTCGACGCCGGCGAAACGGAGCCGGTGGAGATCGTCGCGGACGGCGGCGACTCCGTCATCGCCGCCGAGTCCATGGAGTCGTGCATGTCCTGTATGGCCTGCATGGATGCCTGTCCCGTCGACATCGAACACGTCTCGGAGTTCACGCAGATGAACCGCCGGCTCACCGAGACGGGGCAGATGGACGAGATGGTGCAGGACGCGATGATGAACGTGTTCCAGAACGGCAACACGTTCGGCGACCCCGCCCGCAAGCGGCCGGACTGGACCGACGACCTCGACTTCGAGGTGCCCGACGCCCGCGAGGAGGACGTGGAGTTCCTCTGGTACGTCGGCGAGTACCCCAGCTACGACGAGCGCAACCGGCGCGTCGCCCGGTCGCTGGCGACGCTGTTCGAGCGCGCGAACGTCTCCTACGGCATCCTCTACGAGGACGAACAGCACGACGGCAACGACGTGCGCCGCGTCGGCGAGGAGGGGCTCTTCGAGATGCTCGTCGAGGACAACGTCGAGGCGTTCGAGTCGGCGACCTTCGAGAAGGTCGTCACCACCGACCCCCACTCGATGAACACCTTCCGCAACGAGTACCCCGAGGTCAGCGAGTTCGACGACCCCGTCTTCCACTACACGGAGGTCGTCGAGAACCTCGTCGAACAGGGCCGCCTCGGGCTCGACGGCACGGAACTGGACTACACCGCGACGTACCACGACCCGTGTCACCTCGGCCGAATGAACGACGTGTACGAGGCGCCGCGGGACCTGATCCGCGCCACGGGCGTGGATCTCTACGAGATGCCGCGCAATCGCGCGGACTCGTTCTGCTGCGGGGGCGGCGGTGGCGGCCTCTGGATGGACCACGAGGAGGAGTCCAAGCCCAGCGAGGAGCGTCTGCGCGAGGCGCTGGAGGACACCGACGCCGGCGACGCCGTCGAGAAGTTCGTCGTCGCCTGTCCGATGTGCGGGACGATGTACGAGGACGGCCGCAAGACGGGGAACTTCGAGGACGACATCGAGGTCGTCGACATCGCGGAGCTGCTGTGTGAGGCGCTAGCGGCGAAGGAGGGCGTCGGTGTCGACGCACCCACGGACGCTGACGCCGACGCGTCGCCGACTGCGGCCGACTGA